In the genome of Coturnix japonica isolate 7356 chromosome 19, Coturnix japonica 2.1, whole genome shotgun sequence, one region contains:
- the WSB1 gene encoding WD repeat and SOCS box-containing protein 1 — MASFPLSVNEKLIARSRAVGELLAPTSPFDKKCGRENWTVAFAPDGSYFAWSQGHRIVKLVPWSQCLTNFLLHGTKNVANSASTRLPRQNSDSSQRNKPCEHIIDCGDIVWSLAFGSSVPEKQSRCVNIEWHRFKFGQDQLLLATGLNNGRIKIWDVYTGKLLLNLMDHTEVVRDLTFAPDGSLILVSASRDKTLRVWDLKDDGNMMKVLRGHQNWVYGCAFSPDSSILCSVGASKAVFLWDMDKYSMIRKLEGHHNDVVACEFSPDGALLATASYDTRVYVWDPYIGVILREFGHLFPPPTPIFAGGANDRWVRSVSFSHDGLHIASLADDKMVRFWRIDEDYPIQVAPLNNGLCCTFSTDGSVLAAGTQDGSVFFWATPRQVSSLQHLCRMAIRRVMPTSQVRNLPAPSKVMEFLCYQI; from the exons ATGGCCAGCTTTCCCCTGAGTGTTAACGAGAAGCTCATCG CACGGTCACGGGCGGTTGGAGAACTCTTGGCCCCCACTTCTCCTTTCGACAAGAAGTGTGGACGTGAGAACTGGACGGTTGCATTTGCTCCCGATGGATCCTACTTTGCCTGGTCACAAGGACATCGCATAGTGAAGCTGGTCCCCTGGTCCCAGTGCCTTACTAACTT cttgtTGCACGGCACAAAGAATGTTGCAAATTCAGCCAGTACAAGGCTTCCAAGACAGAACAGCGACAGCAGTCAGAGAAATAAGCCCTGTGAGCATATCATAGACTGCGGTGACATTGTCTGGAGTCTCGCTTTTGGGTCTTCAGTGCCTGAGAAGCAGAGTCGCTGTGTGAATATCGAATGGCATCGCTTCAAATTTGGGCAGGACCAGCTTTTGCTGGCAACAGGCCTGAACAATGGGCGCATCAAGATCTGGGATGTGTATACAG GAAAACTCCTCCTTAACCTGATGGACCATACAGAAGTTGTTAGAGATTTAACGTTTGCCCCAGATGGCAGCTTGATTTTGGTGTCTGCATCCAGAGACAAAACACTGAGAGTGTGGGACCTGAAAGATGATG GAAATATGATGAAAGTGTTGAGAGGACATCAGAACTGGGTATATGGTTGTGCATTCTCTCCAGATTCTTCCATTCTCTGTTCTGTTGGAGCTAGTAAAGCA GTTTTTCTCTGGGATATGGATAAATACTCCATGATACGAAAACTTGAAGGACATCACAATGATGTTGTAGCCTGTGAGTTTTCTCCTGACGGAGCTTTACTGGCTACTGCATCCTACGATACTCGAGTCTATGTCTGGGATCCATACATTGGAGTAATTCTTAGGGAGTTTGG GCATCTGTTTCCACCTCCTACTCCAATATTTGCTGGAGGTGCAAATGACCGATGGGTTAGATCAGTATCTTTTAGTCACGATGGACTACATATTGCAAGCCTTGCTGATGATAA aatgGTAAGATTCTGGAGAATTGATGAAGACTACCCTATACAAGTTGCACCTCTGAACAACGGGCTCTGCTGTACCTTTTCTACTGATGGCAGTGTTCTAGCTGCAGG GACGCAGGACGGCAGTGTGTTCTTCTGGGCAACTCCAAGACAAGTCTCTAGCCTCCAGCATTTGTGTCGCATGGCAATTCGAAGAGTGATGCCCACAAGCCAAGTCAGGAACTTGCCTGCTCCATCAAAAGTGATGGAATTTCTTTGTTACCAGATTTGA